One Fusobacterium ulcerans DNA segment encodes these proteins:
- a CDS encoding xanthine dehydrogenase family protein molybdopterin-binding subunit: MKIVNKSIKKIDSIGVITGRPLYTDDLVINSNSLIVKLLRSPHAYAKIIEIDTSIAKKVPGVEAVYTHHDVPNTMFTLAGQSYPEPSPYDRKILSEYVRYVGDPVAIIAAVDEKTAEKAMKLIKVKYEVLEAVVDYEKALDSDILVHPEDVHINFPIGFDNKRNLASSYLETKGDVEKGFEESDVIIEKTYYTQPQIHAMMETYRTACYLDAHGRLTVVSSTQIPFHVRRHLARALEMPSSRIRVIKPKIGGGFGGKQTSVCEIYPAFVTMKTGKPSKIIYSRKETQAYSNTRHAMRLKVKIGSDKEGNIKAIDINVLSNTGAYGEHAPTVTSLVVYKTFPLYAKVPMRCKADIVYSNTMVGAAFRGYGATQGTFAVESAVNELAHKLGIDPTEIRMKNLVDHSDKVSGDIKKCISIGKEAFDWENRTVKDMGNGKVRASGMAVTMQGSGIANVDTASATLKLHDSGDYTLYMGVTDMGQGCDTVLAQMASEILEVPVEKIIVNTADTDTSPYDPGAYASSGTYVTGNAVILAAEKMKKEIMDMASKLMNTSVEELEYLGESVQDKNGNKLSLRDIGERAVSFEGKNQIITTATWGGATSPPPFIASFAEVEVDTLTGNTEVIDFLSVVDCGTPINPALAQVQVEGGIAQGIGLALYEDIQFDEKGKVKHDTLMQYKIPSRKDLGNINVIFSYSNEPTGPFGAKSIGEVVINTASPAIADAIYNATKARVRSLPITSEKLFWEIQSK; the protein is encoded by the coding sequence ATGAAAATAGTAAATAAGTCTATAAAGAAAATAGATAGTATTGGAGTTATAACTGGAAGACCTCTATATACAGATGATTTAGTTATAAACAGCAACTCTCTTATTGTAAAACTTTTAAGATCACCTCATGCCTATGCAAAAATAATTGAGATCGATACAAGTATTGCCAAAAAAGTTCCTGGAGTAGAAGCTGTTTACACACACCATGATGTGCCAAATACTATGTTCACTCTTGCTGGGCAGTCTTATCCTGAACCATCTCCATATGACAGAAAAATACTTTCTGAATATGTGAGATATGTGGGAGATCCTGTTGCAATTATTGCTGCTGTTGATGAAAAAACTGCTGAAAAAGCAATGAAACTTATAAAAGTAAAATATGAAGTTCTTGAAGCTGTCGTTGATTATGAAAAAGCTCTAGACTCAGATATATTAGTTCATCCTGAAGATGTACATATAAACTTCCCAATAGGATTTGACAATAAAAGAAACCTTGCTTCTTCATATCTTGAAACTAAGGGAGATGTAGAAAAAGGATTTGAAGAAAGTGATGTAATCATAGAAAAAACTTACTATACTCAGCCTCAAATACATGCAATGATGGAAACTTACAGAACTGCATGCTATTTAGATGCTCATGGAAGATTAACTGTAGTTTCATCTACTCAAATTCCTTTCCATGTGAGAAGACATCTGGCTAGAGCTCTTGAAATGCCAAGCAGCAGAATAAGAGTTATCAAGCCTAAAATAGGTGGAGGTTTTGGAGGAAAGCAGACTTCTGTTTGTGAAATATACCCAGCTTTTGTTACTATGAAAACTGGAAAACCTTCTAAGATAATTTATTCAAGAAAAGAAACTCAAGCATACTCTAATACAAGACATGCTATGAGATTAAAAGTAAAAATTGGTTCAGATAAAGAAGGAAATATAAAAGCTATTGATATAAATGTTTTATCTAATACAGGAGCGTATGGAGAACATGCTCCAACTGTTACTTCTCTTGTAGTATATAAGACTTTCCCTTTATATGCTAAAGTCCCTATGAGATGTAAAGCTGATATAGTTTATTCTAATACTATGGTAGGTGCTGCATTCAGAGGATATGGAGCTACTCAGGGAACTTTTGCTGTGGAGTCTGCTGTCAATGAACTTGCTCACAAACTGGGAATAGACCCTACAGAAATCAGAATGAAAAATCTTGTAGATCACTCTGATAAAGTCAGTGGAGATATTAAAAAATGTATCTCTATTGGTAAGGAAGCTTTTGATTGGGAAAACAGAACTGTGAAAGATATGGGAAATGGAAAAGTAAGAGCCAGTGGAATGGCTGTTACAATGCAGGGATCAGGTATTGCTAATGTAGATACTGCCTCTGCCACTCTAAAACTTCATGACAGTGGAGATTACACACTTTATATGGGAGTTACTGACATGGGACAGGGATGTGATACTGTTCTTGCTCAAATGGCTTCTGAGATACTTGAAGTACCTGTAGAAAAAATTATAGTAAATACTGCTGATACTGATACTTCGCCATATGATCCAGGTGCTTACGCTTCAAGTGGTACTTATGTTACTGGAAACGCTGTAATTTTAGCTGCTGAAAAAATGAAAAAAGAAATTATGGACATGGCTTCTAAGTTAATGAATACTTCTGTTGAGGAATTAGAATATCTTGGAGAATCAGTACAGGATAAAAATGGAAATAAACTTTCTTTAAGAGATATTGGTGAAAGAGCTGTATCTTTTGAAGGTAAAAATCAGATTATTACTACTGCAACTTGGGGTGGAGCTACATCACCTCCTCCATTTATTGCAAGTTTTGCTGAAGTGGAAGTGGACACTCTCACTGGAAATACTGAAGTTATAGACTTTCTTTCTGTAGTGGACTGTGGTACTCCTATCAATCCTGCTCTGGCTCAGGTACAAGTAGAGGGAGGAATTGCTCAGGGTATTGGACTTGCTCTTTATGAAGATATCCAATTTGATGAAAAAGGTAAAGTTAAACATGATACACTTATGCAGTATAAGATTCCTTCAAGAAAAGATTTAGGAAATATAAATGTTATATTCAGTTATTCAAATGAACCTACTGGTCCATTTGGAGCTAAATCTATTGGTGAAGTAGTTATAAATACAGCTTCTCCAGCTATTGCTGATGCTATCTATAACGCAACAAAAGCTAGAGTAAGAAGTCTTCCAATTACAAGTGAAAAACTATTTTGGGAAATTCAATCAAAATAA
- a CDS encoding xanthine phosphoribosyltransferase: protein MKLLKEYIEKNGKAIGTNILKVDSFLNHQIDPNLMMAMGEEFKRRFEDQGVNKILTIEASGIAIGLAAAYAFNVPLVFAKKKIPSTMGDFYTANVFSFTKNKDYTICVAKEFLKPTDRVLIVDDFLAMGNAVLGLKSLVESAGAEVIGAGIAVEKGFQQGEKLLIDNGVKVEALAVVDSLENGVIKFR, encoded by the coding sequence ATGAAATTATTAAAAGAATATATAGAGAAGAATGGTAAAGCCATTGGAACGAATATTCTAAAAGTAGATAGTTTTTTAAACCATCAAATAGACCCTAACCTAATGATGGCTATGGGAGAAGAATTTAAAAGAAGATTTGAAGATCAGGGAGTTAATAAAATACTTACTATAGAGGCTTCTGGAATTGCAATAGGACTGGCTGCTGCTTATGCCTTTAATGTACCTCTTGTTTTTGCTAAGAAAAAAATTCCTTCTACTATGGGAGATTTCTATACAGCTAATGTATTTTCATTTACAAAAAATAAAGATTATACTATATGTGTAGCTAAAGAGTTTTTAAAACCTACTGACAGAGTTCTTATTGTAGATGACTTTCTAGCTATGGGAAATGCTGTATTAGGTCTTAAATCATTAGTTGAATCTGCTGGTGCTGAAGTTATTGGTGCTGGTATTGCAGTAGAAAAAGGTTTTCAGCAGGGTGAAAAACTATTGATCGATAACGGTGTTAAAGTTGAAGCTCTTGCAGTGGTTGATTCACTTGAAAATGGTGTCATTAAATTCAGATAA
- a CDS encoding ABC transporter permease, which produces MSNLQLKINTELKNMKKIFNDPILFSTITFILVILIMFILFPMYNILKESFTYKGEFSLIHYKNIKAMQENFIIILNTLKLGVVTSVISTAIGFFFAYGMTYVKLPFRKFFSSIAILPIVSPPFVIALSAILLLGRRGFITRNLLGIRNAEIYGFHGLVLVQVLTFFPVAYLMLVGLLQKIDPSVEEASRDLGASRWDVFRTITFPLMIPGLANAILVIFIQAIADFGNPMVIGGNFTTVAVQIYLQGIGNYDMGSATALAVVLILMSISIFVTQKYYISKKSYVTVTGKVSREREKISEKNITMPIFIVMAFLTFWVFLMYIMIPIGSFVRLWGVKYDFSLEHYKYVFALGMKPIWDTTFLSIISTPITGILAMIIAFLIVRKKFLGKGFIEFITMMAIAIPGTIVGLGYIITFNTKPLVLTGTATILIIAFIMRNMPIGIRSGIAALQQIDPSIEEAATVLGANSKKVFTSVTLPMIKPAFFSGLVYAFVRSMTLVSTIIFLVSAKYNLLTVAIMNQIDVGKIGVASAYCTILIIIVFFVIGIMTYILKKMGIDSISE; this is translated from the coding sequence ATGTCGAATTTACAACTTAAAATTAATACGGAATTAAAGAATATGAAAAAAATATTCAATGATCCAATACTATTTTCAACAATAACATTTATTTTAGTTATTCTTATAATGTTTATACTTTTCCCTATGTATAATATTTTGAAGGAAAGTTTTACATATAAAGGGGAGTTTTCATTAATTCATTATAAGAATATAAAAGCAATGCAGGAAAACTTTATTATAATATTGAATACCTTAAAATTAGGAGTAGTGACTTCTGTAATATCTACAGCTATTGGATTTTTCTTTGCATATGGAATGACTTATGTGAAGCTGCCATTTAGAAAATTTTTCAGTTCTATTGCTATACTTCCAATAGTATCCCCTCCATTTGTTATAGCTTTATCAGCTATACTTTTGTTAGGGAGAAGAGGCTTTATAACTAGAAATTTACTAGGAATAAGAAATGCTGAAATATATGGATTTCATGGGCTGGTTTTAGTACAGGTATTGACATTCTTCCCAGTTGCATATCTGATGCTGGTAGGACTACTGCAAAAAATAGATCCTTCTGTAGAAGAGGCTTCAAGAGATTTGGGAGCTTCAAGATGGGATGTTTTCAGAACTATAACATTTCCTTTAATGATACCGGGATTGGCAAATGCTATTCTTGTAATATTTATACAGGCAATAGCTGATTTTGGAAATCCAATGGTAATAGGTGGAAACTTTACAACAGTAGCAGTTCAGATATATCTTCAAGGGATAGGAAATTATGATATGGGAAGTGCAACAGCTCTTGCAGTTGTTTTGATACTTATGTCTATTTCAATATTTGTAACACAAAAATACTATATCAGTAAAAAATCTTATGTTACAGTTACAGGAAAAGTTTCAAGAGAAAGAGAAAAAATCAGTGAAAAAAATATAACAATGCCGATTTTTATTGTTATGGCATTTCTTACTTTCTGGGTATTTCTTATGTATATAATGATACCAATAGGTTCATTCGTAAGGCTTTGGGGAGTAAAATATGATTTTTCTCTGGAACACTATAAATATGTATTTGCTTTAGGAATGAAGCCGATATGGGATACAACATTCCTTTCTATAATATCTACACCTATTACAGGGATATTAGCTATGATAATAGCCTTCCTTATAGTTAGAAAAAAATTCTTAGGAAAAGGATTTATTGAATTTATTACTATGATGGCTATTGCTATACCGGGAACAATTGTAGGACTTGGATATATTATTACATTTAATACAAAACCTTTAGTTCTTACAGGTACAGCAACTATTTTGATAATAGCATTCATAATGAGAAATATGCCTATAGGAATAAGATCAGGAATAGCTGCCCTTCAGCAGATAGATCCATCTATTGAAGAAGCTGCCACTGTATTAGGAGCAAATAGTAAAAAGGTATTTACTTCTGTAACTCTTCCAATGATAAAACCTGCTTTTTTCAGCGGTTTGGTTTATGCTTTTGTTAGAAGTATGACTTTGGTAAGTACGATTATCTTCTTAGTTTCTGCTAAGTATAATCTATTGACAGTTGCTATCATGAATCAGATAGATGTTGGTAAGATAGGAGTAGCTTCAGCTTATTGTACTATACTTATCATCATAGTATTTTTCGTAATAGGAATAATGACATACATATTGAAAAAAATGGGAATAGATAGTATTTCAGAATAG
- a CDS encoding ABC transporter substrate-binding protein: MKRLSTIVATFLLSLTTIFAAGEKETGHLLIYAGLMEDHAIAAVKEFEKETGIKTEFVRMSSGETLARIRAEKDNMTASVWFGGPIDAFVAANEENLVEPYISPVAKDIPDKFKDPNGIWTGIYVGYLGFVGNKEVLEEIGAEMPKSWADLLKPEYKGEIVTAHPGSSGTAFTMLATIIQLKGEKDGMAYMQKLNEQVRQYTKSGTAPGRMVGLGETAIGITFLHDAIKYRKEGYEDIIISAPEEGTGFEIGGVAILKNGPDQASAKKFVDWALSKKAQELGQTVGSYQFLTNQTANAPEDVKEIAGTKLIDYNFDWAGKNRKDLLDKFSTATKTTAPTK, encoded by the coding sequence ATGAAAAGATTATCAACAATAGTAGCTACTTTTTTACTCTCTTTAACAACGATTTTTGCAGCAGGAGAAAAGGAAACAGGTCATCTGCTTATTTATGCTGGATTGATGGAAGATCATGCAATAGCAGCAGTAAAAGAATTTGAAAAAGAAACAGGAATAAAAACTGAATTTGTAAGAATGAGCAGTGGAGAAACATTAGCTAGAATAAGAGCAGAAAAAGATAATATGACGGCTTCTGTGTGGTTTGGAGGTCCGATAGATGCCTTTGTTGCAGCTAATGAGGAAAACCTTGTGGAACCATATATATCGCCAGTGGCTAAGGATATTCCTGATAAATTTAAAGATCCAAATGGAATCTGGACAGGAATATATGTAGGATACCTTGGATTTGTAGGAAACAAAGAAGTACTAGAGGAAATAGGAGCTGAAATGCCTAAATCTTGGGCTGATCTTTTAAAACCTGAATATAAAGGAGAAATAGTTACAGCTCACCCAGGATCATCTGGAACTGCATTTACAATGCTTGCAACTATCATTCAATTAAAAGGTGAAAAAGATGGAATGGCTTATATGCAGAAATTAAATGAGCAGGTAAGACAATATACTAAATCTGGAACTGCACCAGGAAGAATGGTAGGATTAGGAGAAACAGCTATTGGAATTACATTCCTTCATGATGCTATAAAATATAGAAAAGAAGGATATGAAGATATTATAATCTCTGCTCCAGAAGAGGGAACAGGATTTGAAATAGGTGGAGTTGCAATTCTTAAAAATGGTCCAGATCAAGCATCAGCTAAAAAGTTTGTAGACTGGGCACTTTCTAAAAAAGCACAAGAATTAGGACAGACAGTTGGTTCATACCAATTCTTGACTAATCAAACTGCAAATGCTCCAGAAGATGTAAAAGAAATTGCTGGAACAAAACTAATAGACTATAATTTTGACTGGGCTGGAAAAAACAGAAAAGATTTATTAGATAAATTCAGTACTGCAACAAAAACAACAGCACCTACAAAATAG
- a CDS encoding gamma-glutamyl-gamma-aminobutyrate hydrolase family protein has translation MRPIIGITTFREMREKGEYNSINYGYAEAVLAAGGLPLFIPIVPEGVAKEYLEDYRLDGIIFSGGADVAPRFYGEDPGLQIPGIDTKRDIMEFELLEEAVKRKIPVLGICRGHQLINVAFDGTLYQDIDTQVQSAMGHHPSQISRDELFHSVSIKKESVLHDIFGDEKIYVNSFHHQAVKKLGRGLKATAFSCEGIVEAFETVDMNERFVLGIQWHPENLVNRYNEFLGIFKLLVDRAKEK, from the coding sequence TTGAGACCAATAATAGGAATAACTACATTTAGAGAGATGAGAGAAAAGGGAGAGTACAATTCTATAAATTACGGATATGCAGAAGCAGTGCTTGCAGCTGGAGGGCTTCCACTTTTTATTCCAATAGTACCAGAAGGAGTAGCAAAAGAGTATTTAGAAGATTATCGTTTAGATGGAATAATATTCAGTGGAGGAGCAGATGTAGCGCCTAGATTTTATGGAGAAGACCCAGGGCTTCAAATTCCGGGAATAGATACAAAAAGAGATATAATGGAGTTTGAATTACTGGAAGAGGCAGTTAAAAGAAAAATACCAGTATTGGGAATATGCAGAGGACATCAGTTGATAAATGTAGCTTTTGATGGAACTCTCTATCAGGATATAGATACACAGGTGCAGTCTGCCATGGGGCATCATCCATCTCAGATTAGCAGAGATGAATTATTCCATAGTGTAAGTATAAAGAAAGAAAGTGTTCTTCATGATATTTTTGGAGATGAAAAAATATATGTGAACTCTTTTCATCACCAGGCAGTAAAAAAATTAGGAAGAGGGTTAAAAGCTACTGCTTTTTCTTGTGAAGGAATAGTAGAGGCATTTGAAACTGTGGATATGAATGAAAGATTTGTATTGGGAATACAATGGCATCCAGAGAACCTTGTAAATAGATATAATGAGTTCTTAGGAATCTTTAAACTGTTGGTAGATAGAGCAAAAGAAAAATAG
- a CDS encoding HD domain-containing protein, translated as MDRIEKIRGYIDEVLLNNKNIMERRNGYIHLYGVAQLSVILAKKRNLNQEIAIMAGMLHDIYTYKFEYSKDHGQKGAIMAREILEKLQVATSTEIDIICTAIHNHSNKERIDSEYDELLKDADVLQHCIYNPLILVKNHELKRYNDLLMELDILFNK; from the coding sequence ATGGATAGAATTGAAAAGATTAGGGGATATATTGATGAAGTATTACTGAATAATAAAAATATTATGGAAAGGCGAAATGGATATATACATCTTTATGGCGTAGCTCAATTAAGTGTAATACTTGCTAAAAAACGTAATCTTAATCAAGAGATTGCAATTATGGCTGGAATGTTACATGATATATATACTTATAAATTTGAATATTCAAAAGATCATGGACAAAAAGGAGCAATTATGGCTCGTGAAATATTAGAAAAATTACAGGTGGCAACTTCTACAGAAATTGATATAATCTGTACAGCTATTCACAACCATAGTAATAAGGAAAGGATAGATTCAGAATATGATGAATTATTAAAAGATGCAGATGTACTTCAGCATTGTATTTATAACCCATTAATTCTGGTAAAAAATCATGAATTAAAAAGATATAATGACTTATTAATGGAGCTTGATATTTTATTCAATAAGTAA
- a CDS encoding amino acid ABC transporter substrate-binding protein: MKKLFMAVLVIMILASVSLFAADGSLEKVKKDGYFTVGLDATFAPMGFRDENEEIVGFDIDLAKEVAKRMGVEAKFKPCEWDGIIFDLRSKNIDMVWNGMTITEQRSKQAAFTTPYLVDGQIIFSRKGNEINKVSELEGKVVGVQLGSSGSQAVERNAIAPKLKEIKKYATNVEALLDLEAGRTDAVVMDAISGKYYNAKKNTLSFSEESLSDEYFAVALRKDDKALLDEINRLLDEMKKDGTFDQISLKWLGTTK; the protein is encoded by the coding sequence ATGAAAAAATTATTTATGGCGGTTTTAGTTATCATGATATTGGCTTCTGTCAGCTTATTTGCAGCTGATGGTTCTTTAGAAAAAGTAAAAAAAGATGGATACTTTACAGTTGGACTGGATGCTACATTTGCTCCAATGGGATTCAGAGATGAAAATGAAGAAATAGTTGGATTCGATATCGATCTTGCTAAAGAAGTTGCTAAGAGAATGGGTGTTGAAGCTAAATTCAAACCTTGTGAATGGGACGGAATCATCTTTGATCTTAGAAGCAAAAACATTGATATGGTATGGAATGGAATGACAATCACAGAACAAAGAAGCAAGCAGGCAGCCTTCACTACTCCATATCTTGTAGATGGACAAATCATTTTCTCAAGAAAAGGTAATGAAATAAACAAAGTCAGCGAACTTGAAGGAAAAGTAGTAGGAGTTCAATTAGGAAGCTCTGGATCACAGGCAGTTGAAAGAAATGCCATTGCTCCAAAACTTAAAGAAATTAAAAAATATGCAACAAATGTAGAAGCACTTCTTGATCTTGAAGCTGGAAGAACAGATGCAGTAGTTATGGATGCTATCTCTGGAAAATACTACAATGCTAAGAAAAATACTTTAAGCTTCTCTGAAGAGTCTCTATCTGATGAATACTTTGCAGTAGCTTTAAGAAAAGATGACAAAGCTTTGCTAGATGAAATTAACAGACTATTAGATGAAATGAAAAAAGATGGAACATTTGATCAAATTTCATTAAAATGGCTAGGAACAACTAAATAA
- a CDS encoding uracil-xanthine permease family protein: MRNTSPYDLDGIPVLREAIPLGLQHILAMFVSNITPLIIVAGAMKMPSETKTFLIQCTMLVAGVNTLIQAYRIGPIGARLPIVVGTSFAFVPVALSIGSKYGYEGILGAALVGAVFEIFIGAIIKKIRRYFPPVVTGVIVLSIGLSLLPVGVSNFAGGVGAADFGSFPNLFIGMVVLITVIFFKQFTKGITSTGSIFVGTVVGFIVAFFMGKVDLTPVRNAAFMSFPRPFTYGLAFHADACLAMIMMFIVSAVETVGDMSGVTMGGANREVTDKELSGGILADGFGSALASVFSVLPTTSFSQNTGIVAMTGIMSRFVVGTGAAFLVAGAFFPKIGAVLSIVPASVLGGSLVMIFAMISISGINLITKEPLVGRNAVILSVSLGLGYGLGSVPAALKYFPASIQLIFGGSGIVVSGSIAVLLNIILPLDEKVKKTLKGEKVSQ; this comes from the coding sequence ATGAGAAACACATCACCATACGATCTTGATGGTATCCCTGTTCTAAGAGAGGCAATTCCTCTTGGGCTTCAACACATTCTTGCTATGTTTGTAAGTAACATCACTCCATTAATTATTGTAGCTGGGGCTATGAAAATGCCAAGTGAAACTAAAACTTTCCTTATTCAATGTACTATGCTTGTAGCTGGAGTAAATACTTTGATTCAGGCATATCGTATCGGACCTATAGGAGCAAGACTTCCTATTGTTGTTGGTACAAGCTTTGCTTTTGTTCCTGTTGCACTGTCTATTGGAAGTAAATATGGATATGAAGGTATCCTTGGAGCTGCTTTGGTAGGTGCTGTATTCGAGATATTTATTGGTGCTATTATAAAGAAAATAAGAAGATACTTTCCACCAGTAGTAACTGGAGTAATAGTTCTGTCTATTGGTCTTTCTCTTTTACCAGTTGGAGTAAGCAACTTTGCTGGTGGAGTTGGAGCTGCTGATTTTGGTTCTTTCCCAAATCTTTTCATAGGTATGGTAGTTCTTATAACAGTAATATTCTTTAAGCAGTTTACTAAAGGTATCACAAGTACAGGTTCTATATTTGTAGGAACAGTTGTTGGATTTATTGTTGCATTCTTTATGGGTAAAGTTGATCTTACTCCAGTAAGAAATGCTGCATTTATGAGTTTCCCTAGACCTTTTACTTATGGACTTGCTTTCCATGCTGATGCATGTCTTGCAATGATTATGATGTTTATTGTTTCTGCTGTTGAAACAGTTGGAGATATGTCTGGAGTTACAATGGGTGGAGCTAATAGAGAAGTTACTGATAAAGAGCTTTCTGGTGGTATATTAGCTGATGGATTTGGAAGTGCACTTGCTTCTGTATTCTCTGTACTGCCTACTACATCTTTCAGTCAAAATACAGGTATAGTTGCAATGACTGGTATCATGAGCAGATTTGTTGTTGGTACTGGTGCTGCTTTCTTAGTTGCTGGAGCTTTCTTCCCCAAAATTGGTGCTGTTCTTTCAATAGTTCCTGCTAGTGTTCTTGGTGGAAGTTTAGTAATGATTTTTGCTATGATATCTATAAGTGGTATCAATCTTATTACTAAAGAGCCTCTTGTAGGTAGAAATGCAGTTATTTTATCTGTATCTTTAGGATTAGGTTATGGACTTGGAAGTGTTCCTGCTGCTCTTAAATATTTCCCAGCAAGTATCCAACTTATATTTGGTGGTTCTGGAATTGTTGTTTCTGGTTCTATTGCAGTTCTTCTTAACATCATTCTGCCTTTAGATGAGAAAGTTAAAAAAACATTAAAAGGTGAAAAAGTTTCTCAATAA
- a CDS encoding FAD binding domain-containing protein — MFSFSKYFPAQSLQEAYDELLKSKKNIILGGTSYLRMENTSYNTAIDLSSLSLDYIKEEGEYIHIGAMVSFREIETNPIILNLFDGILSKSVESIIGVQFRNNVTVGATVFSKYGFSDLIPALLSLDTVVVLFNGGEISLEEYLSTEGKTRDILVEIKIRKAAGKGAFQSIRKSKTDYAITNTAVTNENGNFRIAIGVRPGKAKLAHKAMELLNNSDNITDEVIDRACALITEEITFGSNMRGSSEYRAAISKVMTKRAIKEVL; from the coding sequence TTGTTTAGTTTTTCTAAATATTTTCCTGCTCAATCTTTGCAGGAAGCCTATGACGAACTTTTAAAAAGCAAAAAAAATATTATACTTGGGGGAACTTCTTATCTTAGAATGGAAAATACTTCATATAATACTGCTATAGATCTTTCTTCTCTTTCTCTTGATTACATCAAAGAAGAGGGAGAATATATTCATATTGGAGCTATGGTTTCATTCAGAGAGATAGAAACTAACCCTATTATCTTAAACCTATTTGATGGAATACTTTCAAAATCTGTAGAAAGTATAATAGGTGTTCAATTCAGAAATAATGTTACTGTTGGAGCTACTGTTTTTTCTAAATATGGTTTCTCTGATCTTATCCCTGCACTTTTATCTCTTGATACTGTTGTAGTTCTTTTCAATGGAGGAGAAATTTCTCTGGAGGAATATTTATCAACAGAAGGTAAGACAAGAGATATTTTAGTTGAAATAAAAATAAGAAAAGCTGCTGGAAAAGGAGCTTTCCAAAGCATCAGAAAAAGTAAAACTGACTATGCTATAACTAATACAGCTGTTACAAATGAAAATGGAAATTTTAGAATTGCCATTGGTGTAAGACCAGGAAAAGCTAAACTGGCTCATAAAGCAATGGAATTATTAAATAATTCTGACAATATCACTGATGAAGTTATTGATAGAGCATGCGCCCTTATAACTGAAGAAATTACTTTTGGTTCTAATATGAGAGGAAGCAGTGAATATAGAGCTGCAATATCTAAAGTTATGACTAAGAGAGCTATAAAGGAGGTATTATAA
- a CDS encoding (2Fe-2S)-binding protein produces MLLTLTVNGLKRELLISEDEYLLDTLRKAGYLSVKRGCDTGSCGLCTVLVDDKPVLSCSTLAARMNNKKITTIEGCQEEAAKFANFMADEGAEQCGYCAPGFTLTVLAMMKEYKNPTDEEILHYLNGNLCRCSGYVSQLRAIKNFMEAEKSNENSK; encoded by the coding sequence ATGCTTTTAACTTTAACAGTAAATGGACTAAAAAGAGAATTATTGATATCAGAGGATGAGTACCTTCTTGATACATTGAGAAAAGCTGGATATTTAAGTGTAAAAAGAGGATGTGACACTGGGTCTTGCGGACTTTGTACTGTCCTTGTTGATGATAAGCCCGTTCTTTCATGCAGTACACTAGCTGCCAGAATGAATAATAAAAAAATAACTACTATTGAGGGATGTCAGGAAGAAGCTGCAAAATTTGCTAATTTTATGGCAGATGAAGGAGCAGAGCAATGTGGTTACTGTGCTCCCGGATTTACTTTGACAGTTCTTGCTATGATGAAGGAATATAAAAATCCAACAGATGAAGAGATACTTCATTATTTAAATGGAAATCTATGCAGATGCAGTGGATATGTTTCACAGCTTAGAGCAATAAAAAACTTTATGGAGGCTGAGAAATCTAATGAAAATAGTAAATAA